From a single Salvelinus sp. IW2-2015 unplaced genomic scaffold, ASM291031v2 Un_scaffold4809, whole genome shotgun sequence genomic region:
- the LOC112077663 gene encoding LOW QUALITY PROTEIN: nucleus accumbens-associated protein 1 (The sequence of the model RefSeq protein was modified relative to this genomic sequence to represent the inferred CDS: inserted 4 bases in 3 codons), protein MYSPIFLLQVSSPSCDSQGLQAEEAPTSNPXSPVTQTVARDWQCAASCLTPPLVSRVKTEQQGNQSEASPYSVVCXPVAKRLWEGSSSRDGGGGAQVEVGPGSRPLSQDSVRGSAIQSSGALAMAMGMGASGAGIGSGVGGHGSGSNGSVVSMGNVASEGAKPGHDERLTSDSPISYHDEEEEEEVTEEQTEEQYRQICNMYTMYSMLNVGAAAGERVEALPDHSETRGRMRGRXDLSSLPAELITQIGNRCHPQTIRGGGPAEKLELVSGQCVWIHSVISELE, encoded by the exons ATGTATTCTCCCATATTCCTCCTCCAGGTTTCCTCGCCCAGCTGCGACTCCCAGGGCCTGCAGGCCGAGGAGGCTCCGACCTCGAACCC GAGCCCCGTCACTCAAACCGTTGCGCGGGACTGGCAGTGCGCCGCCTCCTGCCTTACCCCTCCCCTCGTGTCGCGGGTGAAGACAGAGCAGCAGGGCAACCAATCAGAAGCCTCGCCCTATTCGGTGGTGT ACCCTGTGGCCAAGCGCTTGTGGGAGGGCAGCAGCAGCCGAGACGGGGGTGGAGGGGCTCAGGTGGAGGTGGGTCCAGGAAGCCGCCCGCTTTCCCAGGACTCCGTGCGAGGGAGTGCCATCCAGAGCTCGGGGGCGCTGGCAATGGCCATGGGGATGGGCGCCAGCGGGGCGGGGATAGGATCAGGGGTCGGGGGTCACGGCAGCGGGTCCAACGGGAGTGTGGTCTCCATGGGCAACGTGGCATCGGAGGGCGCCAAGCCCGGGCACGATGAGCGCCTCACCAGTGACTCGCCTATCAGTTACCatgacgaggaggaagaggaggaggtgacgGAGGAGCAGACGGAGGAGCAGTACAGGCAGATCTGTAACATGTATACCATGTACAGCATGCTCAACGTGGGCGCTGCAG CTGGTGAGCGTGTGGAGGCCCTGCCAGACCACTCAGAGACCCGGGGTCGTATGCGGGGTC CAGACCTGTCGTCTCTCCCCGCTGAGCTCATCACACAGATAGGCAACCGCTGCCACCCCCAAACTATACGAGGAGGGGGACCCGCAGAGAAACTTGAGCTTGtctcaggtcagtgtgtgtggatCCATTCTGTCATTTCAGAACTGGAGTAG
- the LOC112077660 gene encoding nucleus accumbens-associated protein 1: MAQTLQMAIPNFGNNVLECLNEQRLQGLYCDVSVVVKGHAFKAHRAVLAASSSYFRDLFSTGGGSGSKTPTVVELPPAVQPQSFQQILAFCYTGRLSMTVGDQFLLMYTAGFLQIQQIMEKGTEFFLKNSLN, from the exons ATGGCCCAGACCCTTCAGATGGCGATTCCTAACTTTGGCAACAACGTCCTGGAGTGTCTGAACGAGCAGCGTCTCCAGGGGCTCTACTGCGATGTCTCCGTGGTCGTCAAGGGACACGCCTTCAAG gctCACCGTGCCGTGCTTGCGGCTAGCAGCTCTTACTTCCGGGACCTGTTCAGCACTGGGGGAGGCAGCGGCTCCAAGACCCCCACAGTGGTGGAGCTCCCCCCGGCCGTCCAGCCCCAGAGCTTCCAGCAGATCCTGGCCTTCTGCTACACAGGCCGSCTCAGCATGACAGTGGGAGACCAGTTCCTCCTCATGTACACCGCAGGCTTCCTGCAGATCCAGCAGATCATGGAGAAGGGCACAGAGTTCTTCCTCAAG aacagcctcaattag